In Thunnus maccoyii chromosome 3, fThuMac1.1, whole genome shotgun sequence, the following proteins share a genomic window:
- the ube2j2 gene encoding ubiquitin-conjugating enzyme E2 J2 isoform X1, which produces MQGTSKKTSEMAEEKMNNNGNKRAPTTATQRLKQDYLRIKKDPVPYICAEPLPSNILEWHYVVRGPEKTPYEGGYYHGKLIFPREFPFKPPSIYMITPNGRFKCNTRLCLSITDFHPDTWNPAWSVSTILTGLLSFMVEKGPTLGSIETSDYTKRQLSAQSLAFNLKDKVFCELFPDVVDEMKQKQKAQEELSARTQPLPLPDVVPDGDPQHAHYGLPALNGGPVPLGAANPAPGLQQANRNHGLLGGALANLFVIVGFAAFAYTVKYVLRSIAQE; this is translated from the exons ATGCAAGGCACCAGCAAGAAGACCTCTGAGATGGCTGAAGAGAAG ATGAACAACAACGGGAATAAGAGAGCTCCAACCACAGCCACTCAGCGACTTAAGCAGGATTACCTCAGGATAAAGAAAGACCCTGTGCCTTACATTTGTGCAGAACCTCTCCCCTCCAACATCCTTGAATG GCACTATGTAGTTAGAGGTCCTGAGAAAACTCCATATGAAG GAGGATATTATCACGGGAAGCTCATATTTCCTCGGGAATTCCCCTTTAAACCACCGAGTATCTATATGATAACACCAAATGGGAGATTTAAGTGTAATACAAG GTTATGTTTGTCCATCACAGACTTCCATCCAGACACGTGGAACCCTGCGTGGTCCGTCTCCACCATCCTCACAGGTCTGCTCAGCTTCATGGTGGAGAAAGGCCCCACCCTCGGCAGCATCGAAACCTCCGACTACACA AAAAGACAGCTGTCAGCCCAAAGTCTGGCCTTTAACCTCAAGGACAAAGTGTTCTGCGAGCTGTTTCCTGATGTAGTCGAT GAgatgaagcagaaacagaaggCCCAGGAGGAGTTAAGCGCCCGCACTCAGCCCCTCCCCTTACCCGACGTGGTGCCTGACGGTGACCCTCAGCACGCCCACTACGGCCTCCCAGCCCTCAACGGAGGTCCCGTCCCGCTTGGGGCCGCCAACCCCGCCCCCGGTCTGCAGCAGGCCAATCGCAACCATGGACTTCTAGGTGGTGCTCTAGCCAACCTGTTTGTGATTGTGGGCTTCGCGGCGTTCGCCTACACAGTCAAGTACGTGCTGAGGAGCATAGCCCAGGAGTGA
- the ube2j2 gene encoding ubiquitin-conjugating enzyme E2 J2 isoform X2: MNNNGNKRAPTTATQRLKQDYLRIKKDPVPYICAEPLPSNILEWHYVVRGPEKTPYEGGYYHGKLIFPREFPFKPPSIYMITPNGRFKCNTRLCLSITDFHPDTWNPAWSVSTILTGLLSFMVEKGPTLGSIETSDYTKRQLSAQSLAFNLKDKVFCELFPDVVDEMKQKQKAQEELSARTQPLPLPDVVPDGDPQHAHYGLPALNGGPVPLGAANPAPGLQQANRNHGLLGGALANLFVIVGFAAFAYTVKYVLRSIAQE, from the exons ATGAACAACAACGGGAATAAGAGAGCTCCAACCACAGCCACTCAGCGACTTAAGCAGGATTACCTCAGGATAAAGAAAGACCCTGTGCCTTACATTTGTGCAGAACCTCTCCCCTCCAACATCCTTGAATG GCACTATGTAGTTAGAGGTCCTGAGAAAACTCCATATGAAG GAGGATATTATCACGGGAAGCTCATATTTCCTCGGGAATTCCCCTTTAAACCACCGAGTATCTATATGATAACACCAAATGGGAGATTTAAGTGTAATACAAG GTTATGTTTGTCCATCACAGACTTCCATCCAGACACGTGGAACCCTGCGTGGTCCGTCTCCACCATCCTCACAGGTCTGCTCAGCTTCATGGTGGAGAAAGGCCCCACCCTCGGCAGCATCGAAACCTCCGACTACACA AAAAGACAGCTGTCAGCCCAAAGTCTGGCCTTTAACCTCAAGGACAAAGTGTTCTGCGAGCTGTTTCCTGATGTAGTCGAT GAgatgaagcagaaacagaaggCCCAGGAGGAGTTAAGCGCCCGCACTCAGCCCCTCCCCTTACCCGACGTGGTGCCTGACGGTGACCCTCAGCACGCCCACTACGGCCTCCCAGCCCTCAACGGAGGTCCCGTCCCGCTTGGGGCCGCCAACCCCGCCCCCGGTCTGCAGCAGGCCAATCGCAACCATGGACTTCTAGGTGGTGCTCTAGCCAACCTGTTTGTGATTGTGGGCTTCGCGGCGTTCGCCTACACAGTCAAGTACGTGCTGAGGAGCATAGCCCAGGAGTGA